GCCCGTCGCACTCCTTTCGCGAACTACTCCGCGAGCGACCGCTTCCCGTCTCTCGGACCGACGGGTCTGAGTTCTCTTTCCGTCTCTCGGACGCGTAGCCTCCCTCTTGCGGTCTCGGTCCGAGATAGCGGATCGCCTCCGAGAATCGATTATGATTAATCGTTGCTTTCCGGCCGCAGAGTGCGCGGGAGCGAGAACGGTCTCAGTTCGCGGGCCGAGAGGCGGGCGCCTCACGCCGGATCTCCGCTTTCCGATCCTCGATGGCGCCTTCGAGCGCGGCGCGCATGTCGACGCCAGTCGCGTCGTCCAGCGCCTGCTGTAGTTTCGCGAGCGTCTCGTCGTCCTCGTAGGACGGCGAGTCCGGTAAGCCGGTCATACCACAGGGACGGCGGAGTTCGATACTTAACGTTTCGGTCTGAGTATCTCGTTTGAGAACCGTGCAACCAGTGGGCAGCCGAGCGGCATCGAATCGCGTGCCCGGCCGCGAGCCGCCTCCGTTACCCACAGACTCTCCCACCTCGACAGAGCGACCGTCGAACTCGACGTGCTCGAGCGGTTCCGACGGCGCGGCTCGAGCGTCGACCCGACCGATAGCCACTTGTGGCCTCGGCCCAGAGTACTGCCGATGCAGTGTGACCGGTTGGCACACTCGCTCGCGCTGGCGCTGTTAGTCCTGCTCGCCGGCTGTGGCGCCCTCGCTGGAGGGGAACCGACCGTCGACGAGACGGTGTCTCCGGCCCCGGTTCCGACGGACGCCCCGGAGTTCTCCCCGGGGATCGCCCGTGACGACGTGGCCGCGGAGGTCGTGGCGGGCACCCACGAGCGGCGGCTGAGCGAGACGAACTACACGTTCGTGAGCAAACAGCGCGTGGTCGGTTCGAACGGGACGATGTGGGTGACCAATCGGACCCGGGCGATCGCCAACGACCGGGGGGCGTACTCGGGGCGGATCGACCGGCGGGTGAACGAGTTCCCGCTGGGGCGGTTCGCGGCCCCTATCGAGTACTGGGGCAACGAGAGCGTCTACGCGAGCCGGCGGATCCTCTCCGAGCGGACGAGCTTCTACGGGTGGTCCCGGTCCGACGAGACGGAGGAGTTCACGTCGCTGCCGCTCATCGAGCGCACGCTCTCGGCGACGCGCCTCTCCGTGGTCGAGCGTCCCGACGGGGTGACGCTCGTCGGCAGTTCGCTCCGGGACCCCGCGGCGCTACCGAGCCCCCCCTATCTGGAGAACCCGCGGAACGTCTCGCTGACGGTGGTGCTCTCCGAGCGAGGCGTGATCTCGCGGTGGCGGCTGACCTACGACGCGACGCTGGACGACCGGACGGTCCGGGTGCGGCGAGACGCGCGACTCACCGACATCGGTTCGACGACGGTCCGTCGACCGGACTGGGTCGACGCCGCCAGGGCCGAGATGCTCGCTCGAGGGGAAGCCGACCCGGAGGAGTGACGACCGGATCGTCGTTTCGGGGGAGCGAGCGGCGCGAACGGCTGTGGCCGAACGCGGCGCGAACGTCCGTGACCGAGGAAAGAACTACCAGCGTCCGCTCGTAGGGTAGGGGTATGACGGACGACCGACTCCCGCCGATCGGGCTCGGGACCTGGGAGAACGACGACCCGGAGCAGTGTGCGCAGACGGTGACCGACGCCCTGGAGATGGGGTACCGCCACGTCGACACCGCGCGGTTCTACGGGAACGAGGCCGCGGTCGGCGAGGGTATCGCCGCCGCGGACGTCGCTCGCGAGGACGTGTTCCTCGCGTCGAAGCTCCACCCGATGGCTGAGGGACTCGCCTCCGACGAGGTGTACGACGGCATCGAAGAGAGCCTGTCGCTGCTCGAGGTGGACCACCTCGATCTGGTGTACGTCCACTGGCCGGTCGGCAACTACGACGCCGCCGAGACGCTCTCGGCGTTCGACGACCTCGTCGACGACGGGTTGGCCCGCCGCGTCGGCGTCTCGAACTTCGACATCGAACTCCTCGAGGAGGCTCGCGACCACCTGGGCGCGCCGCTGTTCGCCAACCAGGTCGAACGGCACCCGATGCTTCCGCGCGAGGAACTCGTCGCTCACGCCCAGTCCCACGACTATCACCTCGTCGCCTACTCCCCGCTGGGTCGCGGCGAGGCGCTCGACCTGCCGGCCGTCGAGGCGGTCGCGGAGAAGCACGGCGTCTCACCGGCGCAGGCGTGTCTCGCGTGGGTCACTCACCCCGACAACGTCGTGGCCGTTCCGAAGGCCACCGGACCCGACCATCTCGAGGACAACCTCGCGGCCACGGACCTCGAACTCGACCCGGACGACGTCGAACGCATCGACGCCGTCACGACGCGGG
This DNA window, taken from Halosimplex litoreum, encodes the following:
- a CDS encoding aldo/keto reductase, with amino-acid sequence MTDDRLPPIGLGTWENDDPEQCAQTVTDALEMGYRHVDTARFYGNEAAVGEGIAAADVAREDVFLASKLHPMAEGLASDEVYDGIEESLSLLEVDHLDLVYVHWPVGNYDAAETLSAFDDLVDDGLARRVGVSNFDIELLEEARDHLGAPLFANQVERHPMLPREELVAHAQSHDYHLVAYSPLGRGEALDLPAVEAVAEKHGVSPAQACLAWVTHPDNVVAVPKATGPDHLEDNLAATDLELDPDDVERIDAVTTRERFVDREGAPWK